From Desulfosalsimonas propionicica, the proteins below share one genomic window:
- a CDS encoding phosphoenolpyruvate carboxykinase (ATP): MAIETLNQMIATHPEVLRNLKRAQITRYAVDQREGLVLPCGALSTWTPPESTGRSPKDTVIVRYPELEEHIDWTSPNNLSIDPETFHRLWIDALTVLWKKPRVYVTDRVIGADPQYAMPVQTVTDFALTSLFTMNMFRPVPSKIDKSLFADKPFTLLVAPYDKIDTSRYEGRLRKREDGTTSDMIIAMDFKNRLGLVYGSAYCGSAKKLMFTAMNYYLPHENILPLHCSANEDHQGNVSLFLGLSGTGKTTLSADKNRSLIGDDEHGWDENGIANFEHGCYAKLIDLEPEKEPEIYKAVFSHREIEENGVIIENCMTYPNGTVDQFDARLTQNSRVSYPLRYLSNVKIKGTGRHPSTIIFLTADANGVLPPISRLNAEQTMLWFLMGYTSKLAGTETGIKEPQTTFSRFFGQPFMANKPSYYANLLGRKMKQHKTRVFLVNTGWSGGPYGTGSRIDITQTRAMLDAAMEGQLDNVSYTENKRFHLSVPDSCPGVNAEILHPENTWSDKNAFEQRAEALAREFSDYFDQAYSNADIDPAVRVQCPGK; this comes from the coding sequence ATGGCCATTGAAACCTTAAACCAGATGATCGCCACCCATCCCGAGGTTTTGCGCAATTTAAAACGGGCCCAGATTACCCGTTATGCCGTGGACCAGCGGGAAGGGCTGGTGTTGCCCTGCGGAGCGCTGTCCACATGGACCCCGCCGGAATCAACGGGCCGTTCTCCGAAAGACACAGTGATCGTGCGCTATCCGGAGCTGGAAGAGCATATTGACTGGACCTCTCCCAACAATTTGTCCATTGATCCGGAAACCTTTCACCGCCTCTGGATTGATGCGCTCACCGTGCTGTGGAAAAAACCCCGGGTTTATGTCACCGACCGGGTCATCGGGGCGGATCCCCAGTATGCCATGCCGGTGCAGACGGTTACGGATTTTGCCTTAACCAGTCTGTTTACCATGAACATGTTCCGGCCCGTGCCTTCAAAAATCGATAAAAGCCTGTTTGCAGACAAGCCCTTTACCCTGCTGGTGGCCCCTTATGACAAAATCGACACCTCCAGGTATGAAGGCCGGCTCAGAAAACGCGAAGACGGCACCACATCGGACATGATCATTGCCATGGATTTCAAAAACCGGCTTGGACTGGTATACGGATCAGCCTACTGCGGCAGCGCCAAAAAGCTCATGTTTACAGCCATGAACTATTACCTGCCCCATGAAAACATTCTGCCCCTGCACTGCTCAGCCAATGAGGACCACCAGGGCAACGTCTCTTTGTTTCTGGGCCTTTCCGGGACCGGCAAAACCACCCTGTCGGCGGACAAAAACCGGTCTTTGATCGGCGATGACGAGCACGGATGGGATGAAAACGGGATCGCCAATTTTGAGCACGGCTGTTATGCAAAGCTTATTGACCTGGAGCCGGAAAAAGAACCTGAAATCTACAAAGCCGTGTTTTCCCACCGGGAAATAGAGGAAAACGGGGTGATCATTGAAAACTGCATGACCTATCCCAACGGGACCGTGGACCAGTTTGACGCCCGCCTGACCCAAAACAGCCGGGTGTCCTATCCGCTGCGGTATCTGAGCAACGTCAAGATCAAGGGCACGGGCCGGCATCCGTCCACCATCATTTTTTTAACCGCTGATGCCAACGGGGTGCTGCCCCCCATTTCCAGGCTCAATGCCGAGCAGACCATGCTCTGGTTTCTCATGGGATACACCAGCAAGCTGGCCGGAACGGAAACCGGCATCAAGGAACCCCAAACCACGTTTTCCAGGTTTTTCGGCCAGCCGTTTATGGCCAACAAGCCTTCATATTACGCCAACCTGCTCGGCCGGAAAATGAAGCAGCACAAGACCCGGGTGTTTCTGGTCAATACCGGCTGGAGCGGCGGGCCCTATGGGACCGGTTCGCGCATTGACATCACCCAGACGCGCGCCATGCTGGATGCGGCCATGGAAGGCCAACTGGACAATGTGTCTTACACGGAAAACAAACGCTTCCACCTGAGCGTGCCCGACTCCTGCCCGGGTGTGAATGCGGAGATCCTGCATCCGGAAAACACCTGGTCTGACAAAAACGCCTTTGAGCAGCGGGCCGAAGCACTGGCCCGGGAATTTTCGGATTATTTTGACCAGGCCTATTCAAACGCAGATATTGATCCTGCGGTTCGGGTCCAGTGCCCGGGTAAGTAA
- the iorA gene encoding indolepyruvate ferredoxin oxidoreductase subunit alpha yields MHKLLQDNAGETLMLLGNEAIARGAVEAGLAFAATYPGTPSSEISANFFQMAKQSDLYFEYSTNEKVALEVTAAAANSGVRSMCIMKHVGMNVAADAMMTLAYVGVKAGLVILCADDPYMFSSQNEQDNRYYGKLSGLPILEPSSVDEVRQIMPYAFELSETLQEPVIVRTTTRINHSTGPVLLGEIIPPKTKGNFVKDPFHLVTVPAVSRNLHVRLLKRLDQAEVLSCESKYNFIHGKGPWGIVVNGVSYNYVADAVRDLGIEDQTRIFRVGFSHPMPGEKLKAFLQGCEKVLVVEEGEPYMEETIRALAQEAGLILPIGGKAPQLFSRLFEYDPAMVREKIAAWFDVALEPAVPLDLSDVPEIPQRPPNLCAGCSHRATFYAVNKATEGMATVKPNDIGCYTLGFMPPLSAGDFLICMGSSVGTGCGFSQVLDDKVISYIGDSTFFHSGIPGLINAVFNNHDMTLVILDNHTTAMTGHQPHPGVDMSNLGQEGYGRVSIESLVKGIGVPHVSVIRPYNVKKSVAALKEAIAFEGVSVVIAQQDCVLQARSLKKETGRPFRVDPQKCANHRNCINDLACPAFYMENDRVCIDASICTGCSVCAQVCPENAIVPVKEKK; encoded by the coding sequence ATGCACAAGCTGCTGCAGGACAATGCCGGAGAAACGCTGATGCTTCTGGGCAACGAGGCCATCGCCCGGGGTGCAGTGGAAGCGGGGCTGGCCTTTGCCGCCACATACCCGGGAACGCCCTCCTCGGAAATTTCGGCCAATTTTTTCCAGATGGCAAAGCAAAGCGACCTGTATTTCGAATACAGCACCAATGAGAAAGTGGCCCTGGAAGTCACCGCAGCGGCTGCCAATTCAGGGGTCCGGAGCATGTGCATCATGAAGCATGTGGGCATGAACGTGGCAGCAGATGCCATGATGACCCTGGCCTACGTGGGGGTAAAGGCGGGCCTGGTGATTCTTTGCGCAGATGACCCCTACATGTTTTCCTCCCAGAACGAGCAGGACAACCGGTATTACGGCAAGCTCTCGGGTCTTCCCATCCTGGAGCCCTCCAGCGTGGATGAGGTCCGGCAGATCATGCCATATGCATTTGAATTGTCCGAAACCCTACAGGAGCCGGTGATCGTGCGCACCACCACCCGGATCAACCACTCCACCGGACCGGTGTTGCTCGGTGAGATCATCCCGCCCAAAACAAAGGGAAACTTTGTCAAGGATCCGTTTCATTTGGTGACCGTGCCGGCCGTGTCGCGCAACCTGCACGTGCGGCTGCTAAAGCGCCTGGATCAGGCAGAGGTCTTGTCCTGTGAGTCCAAATACAATTTTATCCATGGAAAGGGCCCCTGGGGAATTGTGGTCAACGGGGTGAGTTACAATTACGTGGCCGATGCGGTCAGGGACCTGGGCATTGAAGACCAAACCCGGATTTTCCGCGTGGGCTTTTCCCATCCCATGCCCGGTGAAAAGCTAAAGGCGTTTCTCCAGGGGTGTGAAAAAGTCCTTGTGGTGGAAGAAGGCGAGCCCTACATGGAAGAGACCATCCGCGCCCTGGCCCAGGAAGCGGGCCTGATCCTGCCCATCGGCGGTAAGGCCCCGCAACTGTTTTCCCGGCTTTTTGAATATGATCCGGCCATGGTGCGCGAAAAAATTGCCGCCTGGTTTGATGTGGCCCTGGAGCCGGCCGTGCCCCTGGATCTCTCCGACGTGCCGGAAATCCCTCAGCGGCCGCCCAACCTGTGTGCGGGCTGCTCGCACCGGGCCACCTTTTATGCGGTCAACAAGGCCACCGAAGGCATGGCCACGGTCAAGCCCAATGATATCGGCTGCTACACCCTGGGGTTTATGCCCCCGCTGTCAGCCGGCGATTTTCTCATTTGCATGGGCTCGTCTGTGGGCACGGGATGCGGGTTTTCCCAGGTTCTCGATGATAAGGTCATCTCCTATATCGGTGATTCCACGTTTTTCCACTCCGGTATTCCGGGTCTGATCAACGCGGTTTTCAACAACCATGATATGACCCTGGTAATTTTGGATAATCACACCACGGCCATGACCGGCCATCAGCCCCATCCGGGCGTGGACATGAGCAACCTGGGCCAGGAGGGTTACGGCCGGGTCTCCATTGAGTCACTGGTCAAGGGAATCGGCGTGCCCCATGTCAGCGTGATCCGTCCCTATAATGTCAAAAAAAGCGTGGCCGCCCTTAAAGAAGCCATTGCATTTGAGGGGGTCTCGGTTGTCATTGCCCAACAGGACTGCGTTTTGCAGGCCCGGAGCCTGAAGAAGGAAACCGGACGCCCCTTTCGGGTGGATCCGCAGAAATGCGCCAATCACCGCAATTGTATAAATGACCTGGCCTGCCCGGCCTTTTATATGGAAAACGACCGGGTCTGCATTGATGCGTCCATATGCACGGGTTGTTCGGTCTGCGCCCAGGTATGCCCGGAAAATGCCATTGTGCCCGTCAAGGAGAAAAAATAA
- a CDS encoding indolepyruvate oxidoreductase subunit beta, whose amino-acid sequence MDVTRLIIVAVGGQGNLLASRVLGEAARRSQVPVRMSEIHGMAQRGGVVESALVFGDAQSPIISDGEADILVGFEPAESLRALKKCNADTTVIINTAALQPFTAAIGKGVYPDLDDIQRLIASKCARLISLDAAALARKAGNVLSVNMVLLGALSATNLIPLNEQSLKDAIGAVTRQAFAETNLKAFELGRKAATA is encoded by the coding sequence ATGGATGTAACCCGACTGATCATCGTGGCCGTGGGCGGTCAGGGCAATTTGCTGGCTTCCCGCGTGCTTGGGGAAGCCGCCCGGCGCTCGCAGGTGCCCGTGCGCATGAGTGAAATCCACGGTATGGCCCAGCGCGGCGGGGTGGTGGAATCCGCCCTGGTTTTCGGAGATGCGCAAAGCCCTATTATTTCCGACGGTGAGGCCGATATCCTGGTGGGCTTTGAGCCGGCTGAATCCCTGCGCGCGCTGAAAAAATGCAACGCCGACACCACGGTGATCATCAACACAGCCGCCCTGCAGCCCTTTACCGCAGCCATTGGAAAAGGCGTTTATCCGGATCTCGATGATATCCAGCGCCTGATCGCTTCCAAGTGCGCCCGGCTGATTTCCCTGGATGCCGCCGCCCTGGCCCGGAAGGCCGGAAACGTGCTTTCGGTGAACATGGTGCTGCTCGGGGCGCTTAGCGCAACAAACCTGATTCCGCTAAACGAGCAGAGCCTCAAAGATGCCATCGGGGCGGTGACCCGGCAGGCGTTTGCAGAAACCAACCTGAAAGCCTTTGAATTGGGGCGCAAGGCAGCCACAGCCTGA
- a CDS encoding XTP/dITP diphosphatase codes for MDERTTLVIATRNSGKTREIRELLAGYPVTVKNLDDFGPIPEIDEDGETFDDNAYKKASFASRVLGLPTLADDSGLCVNALGGQPGVHSARFAGADATDAEKCRKLLEMMENQQDRSAAFVCVISIAVPTGAALTYEGRCEGQILREPAGQNGFGYDPVFYYPPLDKSFARLPAAEKNRVSHRGRALAEICAEMDKILKWIDLQMPVPEKFTCGPADESTIT; via the coding sequence ATGGACGAACGAACCACCCTGGTGATAGCCACCCGGAATTCGGGAAAAACCCGTGAAATACGAGAACTGCTGGCCGGATATCCGGTGACCGTAAAAAATCTCGACGATTTCGGCCCGATTCCGGAAATCGATGAAGATGGCGAAACCTTTGACGACAACGCCTATAAAAAGGCCTCCTTTGCCTCCCGGGTGCTGGGACTGCCAACCCTGGCAGATGATTCAGGCCTGTGCGTCAATGCCCTGGGCGGGCAGCCGGGAGTGCACTCGGCCCGGTTTGCCGGCGCTGATGCCACGGACGCGGAAAAATGCCGGAAATTGCTGGAAATGATGGAAAACCAGCAGGACCGGAGCGCGGCGTTTGTTTGCGTGATCTCCATTGCCGTGCCCACGGGTGCAGCCCTTACCTACGAAGGCCGTTGCGAGGGGCAGATCCTCCGGGAGCCGGCCGGGCAAAACGGATTTGGCTATGATCCGGTATTTTATTACCCGCCTTTGGACAAATCCTTTGCCCGGCTTCCGGCTGCGGAGAAAAACCGGGTCAGCCACAGGGGCCGGGCTCTTGCCGAAATTTGCGCGGAAATGGACAAGATACTCAAATGGATCGATCTGCAGATGCCGGTGCCGGAAAAGTTTACCTGCGGGCCTGCGGATGAGTCCACAATCACTTAA